A part of Oryctolagus cuniculus chromosome 15, mOryCun1.1, whole genome shotgun sequence genomic DNA contains:
- the FRAT2 gene encoding GSK-3-binding protein FRAT2, protein MPCRREEEEEAGEEAEGEEEEEEEEGSFLLLEQSVTLGGSGEVDRLVAQIGETLQLDAAQDSPASPCAPPGPPPQQPSRPPAAVRADKAWAPGVPLLPPPTLAEAVGPAPPGAVRCALGDRGRVRGRAAPYCVAELAAGSSALPGPCRRGWLRGAVASHRLQQRRWPQAGARAGDDDPHRLLQQLVLSGNLIKEAVRRLQRAVAAVAATGPAGAPAPGGGRSGPEPVALHPSRAFL, encoded by the coding sequence ATGCCGTGccggagggaggaggaagaggaagccgGCGAGGAAgcggagggggaggaagaagaagaggaggaggagggcagcttCCTCCTGCTGGAGCAGTCGGTGACGCTGGGCGGTTCGGGCGAGGTGGATCGGCTGGTGGCCCAGATCGGCGAGACGCTGCAGCTGGACGCGGCGCAGGACAGCCCGGCCTCCCCGTGCGCGCCCCCAGGGCCTCCGCCGCAACAGCCCTCGCGGCCCCCGGCGGCGGTGCGGGCGGACAAGGCCTGGGCCCCCGGCgtgccgctgctgccgccgcccaCGTTGGCCGAGGCGGTGGGCCCGGCTCCCCCGGGTGCTGTTCGCTGCGCCCTCGGGGACCGTGGCCGCGTGCGAGGGCGGGCTGCGCCCTACTGCGTGGCCGAGCTGGCCGCGGGCTCCAGCGCGCTGCCCGGCCCGTGCCGGCGAGGATGGCTCCGAGGCGCCGTCGCCTCCCACCGTCTGCAGCAGCGACGATGGCCCCAAGCCGGGGCACGCGCCGGCGACGACGACCCGCACCGGCTCCTGCAGCAGCTCGTGCTCTCGGGAAACCTCATCAAGGAGGCGGTGCGGAGGCTTCAGCGCGCTGTCGCTGCGGTGGCAGCCACGGGCCCCGCGGGCGCCCCTGCGCCTGGGGGTGGCCGCAGCGGCCCGGAGCCGGTTGCCCTGCACCCCTCCCGCGCCTTTCTCTAA